A window of the Cynocephalus volans isolate mCynVol1 chromosome 10, mCynVol1.pri, whole genome shotgun sequence genome harbors these coding sequences:
- the ZNF526 gene encoding zinc finger protein 526 yields MAEMVAKVAAEVAEMPTQMSPEAMEMSTPLLGEMTEMSTEVTEMTTGEALASSLFFQHHQFMCSECGSLYNTLEEVLSHQEQHMPTISEEEALTSQDAGLEPDLVPGTEEGPFQCGECSQLILSPGELLVHQDTHLRESASQIQYQCGDCQQLFPSPELWVAHRKAQHLSATVEPPVPPPLPLPTPPPPPPPPPEVKMEPYECPECSTLCATPEEFLEHQGTHFDSLEKEDRNGLEEEEEDEEDEEDDDKETENEEEVAAEAGDDAMGSDKSTAGQARGCGDCPQNKTSAGARRQHRRASHSPASAAHPFHCSQCQRSFSSANRLLAHGRAHIGGTHECTTCSKVFKKAASLEQHLRLHRGEARYLCVDCGRGFGTELTLVAHRRAHTANPLHRCRCGKTFSNMTKFLYHRRTHAGKSGVPPVAAIASPTPVEPSPPPPPPAPPAQLPCPQCSKSFASASRLSRHRRAVHGPPERRHRCGICGKGFKKLVHVRNHLRTHTGERPFQCHSCGKTFASLANLSRHQLTHTGVRPYQCLDCGKRFTQSSNLQQHRRLHLRPVAFARAPRLPITGLYNKSPYYCGTCGRWFRAMAGLRLHQRVHARARTITLQPPRSPPPAPPPPPEPQQTIMCTELGETIAIIETSQPLALEDTLQLCQAALGASEANGLLQLDTAFV; encoded by the coding sequence ATGGCAGAGATGGTGGCTAAGGTGGCAGCTGAGGTTGCTGAGATGCCAACACAGATGTCACCGGAGGCAATGGAGATGTCAACACCATTGTTAGGGGAGATGACAGAGATGTCAACAGAGGTGACTGAGATGACAACTGGGGAGGCCCTTGCCTCATCCCTCTTCTTCCAGCACCACCAGTTCATGTGCTCTGAGTGTGGCAGCCTCTACAACACACTGGAGGAAGTCCTCTCACACCAGGAGCAGCACATGCCCACTATCTCAGAGGAGGAGGCACTGACCTCCCAGGATGCTGGCTTGGAGCCAGACCTGGTGCCAGGCACTGAAGAGGGGCCTTTCCAGTGTGGTGAATGCAGCCAGCTCATCCTCTCCCCAGGTGAGCTCCTGGTCCACCAGGACACCCACCTTCGGGAGTCTGCAAGCCAGATCCAGTACCAGTGTGGAGACTGCCAGCAGCTGTTCCCTTCACCTGAGCTGTGGGTGGCTCATCGCAAGGCCCAGCACCTTTCTGCTACAGTTGAGCCACCAGTGCCACCTCCTTTACCTCTCCCAACACcaccgcccccaccccctccaccaccCGAAGTCAAGATGGAGCCCTATGAGTGTCCTGAGTGTTCCACCCTCTGTGCCACCCCTGAAGAGTTCTTGGAGCATCAGGGCACCCACTTTGACTCCCTAGAGAAAGAAGATCGTAATGGgctagaggaggaggaagaagatgagGAGGATGAAGAAGATGACgataaagagacagagaatgaggAAGAGGTGGCAGCAGAGGCCGGTGATGATGCTATGGGAAGTGACAAGTCCACAGCTGGCCAAGCCCGGGGCTGTGGAGATTGTCCCCAAAACAAGACCTCAGCAGGAGCACGCCGGCAACACCGGCGGGCATCTCACAGCCCAGCATCAGCAGCCCACCCCTTCCACTGTAGCCAGTGTCAGCGCAGCTTCAGCTCAGCAAACCGGCTGCTGGCTCATGGGCGGGCCCACATAGGGGGCACACATGAGTGTACGACCTGCTCTAAGGTCTTCAAGAAAGCAGCCTCGCTAGAGCAGCACCTGCGGCTGCACCGTGGCGAAGCCCGCTACCTCTGTGTAGACTGTGGCCGTGGCTTTGGCACAGAACTCACATTGGTGGCCCACCGGCGAGCCCACACTGCCAACCCATTGCATCGCTGTCGCTGTGGCAAGACATTCAGCAACATGACCAAGTTCCTCTACCACCGGCGCACTCATGCTGGCAAAAGCGGGGTGCCCCCCGTGGCAGCAATAGCCTCCCCAACTCCAGTTGAACCCAGCCCTCCACCACcgcctcctgccccacctgcccagTTGCCCTGCCCACAGTGCTCCAAGTCCTTTGCCTCAGCTTCCCGGCTCTCCCGGCACCGTCGTGCAGTCCACGGGCCCCCTGAGCGGCGGCACCGCTGCGGGATTTGCGGCAAGGGCTTCAAGAAGCTGGTGCATGTGCGCAACCACCTGCGGACACACACAGGTGAGAGGCCCTTCCAGTGCCACTCATGTGGCAAGACCTTTGCTTCTTTGGCCAACCTCAGCCGCCACCAGCTGACCCACACAGGTGTGCGTCCCTACCAATGCCTGGACTGTGGCAAGCGCTTCACACAGAGCTCCAACCTGCAGCAGCACCGGCGACTGCACCTGCGGCCGGTCGCCTTCGCCCGCGCCCCCCGCCTCCCCATCACAGGTCTCTACAACAAGAGCCCCTACTACTGTGGGACCTGCGGCCGCTGGTTCCGTGCCATGGCAGGCCTGCGACTGCATCAACGGGTCCATGCCCGAGCCCGGACTATCACACTGCAGCCTCCCAGATCACCACCTcctgccccgcccccaccccctgaGCCTCAGCAGACTATCATGTGCACAGAGCTGGGGGAGACCATTGCCATCATTGAGACGTCCCAGCCACTGGCGCTTGAGGACACACTGCAGCTATGCCAGGCTGCACTGGGGGCCAGTGAAGCGAACGGGCTGTTGCAGTTAGACACGGCCTTTGTGTGA